The proteins below are encoded in one region of Streptomyces ficellus:
- the topA gene encoding type I DNA topoisomerase, giving the protein MSPTSETAQGGRRLVIVESPAKAKTIKGYLGPGYVVEASVGHIRDLPNGAAEVPEKYTGEVRRLGVDVEHDFQPIYVVNADKKAQVRKLKEQLAESDELFLATDEDREGEAIAWHLLEVLKPKVPVHRMVFHEITKDAIQAAVANPRELNKRMVDAQETRRILDRLYGYEVSPVLWKKVMPRLSAGRVQSVATRLVVERERERIAFRSASYWDLTGTFATGRTGDASDPSNIVARLATVDGRRVAQGRDFGPDGQLKASSGQVLHLDEANARALAAALADTSFAVRSVESKPYRRSPYAPFRTTTLQQEASRKLGFGAKATMQIAQKLYENGFITYMRTDSTILSDTAVTAARAQVTQLYGADYLPDSPRVYAGKVKNAQEAHEAIRPSGDRFRTPAETGLTGDQFKLYELIWKRTVASQMKDAVGNSVTVKIGGRASDGRDAEFSASGKTITFHGFMKAYVEGADDPNAELDDRERRLPQVAQGDALSAEEITADGHATKPPARYTEASLVKELEEREIGRPSTYASIIGTILDRGYVFKKGTALVPSFLSFAVVNLLEKHFGRLVDYDFTAKMEDDLDRIARGEAQAVPWLKRFYFGEGDGATGGAAEAGNGDGDHLGGLKELVTDLGAIDAREISSFPVGNGIVLRVGRYGPYIERGEKDAEGHQRADVPEDLAPDELSVELAEELLAKPSGDFELGTDPATGHQIVAKDGRYGPYVTEVLPEGTPKTGKNAVKPRTASLFKSMTLDTVTLEDALRLMSLPRVVGTDAEGVEITAQNGRYGPYLKKGTDSRSLENEEQLFNITLEEALAIYAQPKQRGRAAAKPPLKELGTDPVSERPVVVKDGRFGPYVTDGETNATLRTGDSVEEITPERGYELLAEKRAKGPAKKTAKKTAAKKAPAKKTTAKKTAAKKTAAKKTTTAKSAAATKTAAKKTTTAKSAAAKKTTAKKTTASRTTSDD; this is encoded by the coding sequence TTGTCCCCGACCAGCGAGACCGCACAGGGCGGCCGCCGACTCGTCATCGTCGAGTCGCCTGCCAAGGCGAAGACGATCAAGGGCTACCTCGGCCCCGGATACGTCGTCGAGGCGAGCGTCGGGCACATCCGCGACCTCCCCAACGGCGCCGCCGAGGTGCCCGAGAAGTACACCGGCGAGGTGCGCCGCCTCGGGGTGGACGTCGAACACGACTTCCAGCCCATCTACGTCGTCAACGCCGACAAGAAGGCCCAGGTCAGGAAGCTCAAGGAGCAGCTGGCCGAGTCGGACGAACTCTTCCTCGCCACCGATGAGGACCGCGAGGGCGAGGCGATCGCCTGGCACCTGCTCGAGGTCCTCAAGCCCAAGGTCCCCGTCCACCGGATGGTCTTCCACGAGATCACCAAGGACGCGATCCAGGCCGCCGTCGCCAACCCGCGCGAGCTGAACAAGCGCATGGTCGACGCCCAGGAGACCCGCCGCATCCTCGACCGCCTCTACGGCTACGAGGTCTCGCCGGTCCTGTGGAAGAAGGTCATGCCCCGCCTGTCCGCGGGCCGCGTGCAGTCCGTCGCCACCCGCCTCGTCGTCGAGCGGGAGCGCGAGCGCATCGCGTTCCGCTCCGCCTCGTACTGGGACCTGACCGGCACGTTCGCCACCGGCCGCACCGGTGACGCGTCCGACCCGTCGAACATCGTCGCCCGCCTGGCCACGGTCGACGGCCGCCGCGTCGCACAGGGCCGCGACTTCGGCCCCGACGGGCAGCTGAAGGCGTCCTCCGGCCAGGTGCTGCACCTGGACGAGGCCAATGCCCGCGCGCTCGCCGCCGCGCTCGCCGACACGTCGTTCGCCGTCCGCTCCGTCGAGTCGAAGCCGTACCGCCGCTCCCCGTACGCGCCCTTCCGCACCACCACCCTCCAGCAGGAAGCCAGCCGCAAGCTCGGCTTCGGTGCCAAGGCGACGATGCAGATCGCGCAGAAGCTGTACGAGAACGGCTTCATCACCTACATGCGTACGGACTCCACCATCCTGTCCGACACCGCGGTCACGGCCGCCCGGGCGCAGGTCACGCAGCTGTACGGGGCCGACTACCTCCCGGACTCCCCGCGCGTCTACGCGGGCAAGGTCAAGAACGCGCAGGAGGCGCACGAGGCGATCCGCCCCTCAGGTGACCGTTTCCGCACCCCGGCGGAGACCGGCCTGACCGGTGACCAGTTCAAGCTGTACGAGCTGATCTGGAAGCGGACCGTCGCCTCCCAGATGAAGGACGCCGTCGGGAACTCCGTCACCGTCAAGATCGGTGGCCGGGCGAGCGACGGCCGCGACGCCGAGTTCAGCGCGTCCGGCAAGACCATCACCTTCCACGGCTTCATGAAGGCGTACGTCGAGGGCGCCGACGACCCGAACGCCGAGCTCGACGACCGTGAGCGCCGGCTGCCGCAGGTCGCGCAGGGCGACGCGCTGTCCGCCGAGGAGATCACCGCGGACGGCCACGCCACCAAGCCGCCGGCCCGCTACACCGAGGCCTCGCTGGTCAAGGAGCTGGAAGAGCGCGAGATCGGCCGCCCGTCGACGTACGCGTCGATCATCGGCACGATCCTCGACCGCGGCTACGTCTTCAAGAAGGGCACGGCCCTCGTCCCGTCCTTCCTCTCCTTCGCCGTCGTCAACCTGCTGGAGAAGCACTTCGGCCGGCTCGTCGACTACGACTTCACGGCGAAGATGGAGGACGACCTCGACCGCATCGCGCGCGGCGAGGCGCAGGCCGTGCCGTGGCTGAAGCGTTTCTACTTCGGCGAGGGCGACGGCGCGACCGGAGGCGCCGCCGAGGCCGGCAACGGCGACGGCGACCACCTCGGCGGCCTGAAGGAACTGGTCACCGACCTGGGCGCGATCGACGCCCGCGAGATCTCCTCCTTCCCCGTCGGCAACGGCATCGTGCTGCGCGTCGGCCGCTACGGCCCGTACATCGAGCGCGGTGAGAAGGACGCGGAGGGCCACCAGCGCGCCGACGTGCCGGAGGACCTCGCGCCCGACGAGCTGTCGGTCGAGCTGGCGGAGGAGCTGCTGGCCAAGCCCAGCGGTGACTTCGAGCTGGGTACGGACCCGGCCACCGGTCACCAGATCGTCGCCAAGGACGGCCGCTACGGCCCCTACGTCACGGAGGTCCTCCCCGAAGGCACCCCGAAGACCGGCAAGAACGCGGTCAAGCCGCGCACGGCCTCCCTCTTCAAGTCGATGACCCTCGACACGGTCACCCTCGAGGACGCGCTGCGCCTGATGTCGCTGCCGCGTGTGGTGGGCACCGACGCGGAGGGCGTCGAGATCACCGCCCAGAACGGCCGCTACGGCCCGTACCTGAAGAAGGGCACGGACTCGCGGTCGCTGGAGAACGAGGAGCAGCTCTTCAACATCACGCTGGAGGAGGCCCTGGCGATCTACGCCCAGCCGAAGCAGCGTGGCCGCGCGGCCGCCAAGCCGCCGCTGAAGGAGCTGGGCACCGACCCGGTCAGCGAGCGCCCGGTGGTCGTGAAGGACGGCCGCTTCGGGCCGTACGTCACGGACGGCGAGACGAACGCCACGCTGCGGACCGGCGACAGCGTGGAGGAGATCACGCCGGAGCGCGGGTACGAGCTGCTGGCGGAGAAGCGGGCCAAGGGCCCGGCGAAGAAGACCGCCAAGAAGACGGCGGCCAAGAAGGCGCCGGCCAAGAAGACCACCGCGAAGAAGACGGCGGCGAAGAAGACGGCCGCGAAGAAGACGACGACGGCCAAGTCGGCGGCGGCGACGAAGACGGCCGCGAAGAAGACGACGACGGCCAAGTCGGCGGCGGCGAAGAAGACGACCGCGAAGAAGACCACGGCGTCCAGGACCACGTCGGACGACTGA
- a CDS encoding N5-glutamine methyltransferase family protein, whose amino-acid sequence MSTTSLTASLPVPDRADRLRDALLAADFTADGLLELLGAPAYAALARSETVPALRATRADGPLATLVRLFLLQRPVPHDRARAVLPLEEALADGWVVADGGEIRATVDVRPYGGPEGQDWFIVSDLGCAVGGAAGASGRGEGVVLGVGGASTTLAGITVRTPVASALDLGTGSGIQALHAAQHATRVTATDLNPRALEFTRLTLALSGAPEADLRTGSLFEPVASETYDLIVSNPPFVISPGARLTYRDGGMGGDDLCRSLVQRAGERLNDGGFAHFLANWQHVEGEDWQDRLRSWVPRGCDAWIVQREVQDVTQYAELWLRDAGDHQGDPDRYTERYEAWLDEFEQRGTKAVGFGWITLRKSGADEPSVVVEEWPHPVEQPLGETVRAHFARQDYLRTRDDAALLADHFVLAPEVMQEQVGMPGAEDPEHVVLRQNRGMRRATRVDTVGAGFAGVCDGTLSAGRILDAIAQLMGEDPVLLRDRTPQAIRLLVEEGFLEPAPGT is encoded by the coding sequence GTGAGTACGACCAGCCTTACCGCCAGCCTCCCGGTGCCCGACCGCGCCGACCGCCTCCGCGACGCCCTGCTCGCCGCCGACTTCACCGCCGACGGCCTGCTCGAGCTGCTCGGCGCCCCCGCCTACGCCGCGCTCGCCCGCAGTGAGACGGTCCCCGCCCTGCGCGCCACCCGCGCGGACGGCCCGCTCGCCACGCTCGTCCGCCTCTTCCTCCTCCAGCGGCCCGTCCCGCACGACCGGGCGCGCGCCGTGCTGCCGCTCGAAGAGGCGCTCGCCGACGGATGGGTCGTGGCGGACGGCGGCGAGATCCGCGCCACCGTCGACGTCCGGCCGTACGGCGGACCGGAGGGGCAGGACTGGTTCATCGTCTCCGACCTGGGCTGCGCCGTCGGCGGCGCGGCGGGCGCGAGCGGCCGCGGCGAGGGCGTGGTCCTCGGCGTGGGCGGCGCGTCCACCACGCTCGCCGGGATCACGGTGCGTACGCCCGTCGCCTCGGCCCTCGACCTCGGCACCGGTTCCGGCATCCAGGCGCTGCACGCCGCGCAGCACGCCACGCGCGTGACGGCGACCGACCTGAACCCGCGGGCGCTGGAGTTCACCCGGCTCACGCTCGCGCTGTCCGGCGCGCCGGAGGCCGACCTGCGCACGGGTTCACTGTTCGAACCGGTGGCCTCGGAGACGTACGACCTGATCGTGTCGAACCCGCCGTTCGTCATCTCGCCCGGTGCCCGGCTGACCTACCGGGACGGCGGGATGGGCGGCGACGACCTGTGCCGGTCGCTCGTCCAGCGGGCCGGAGAGCGGCTGAACGACGGGGGGTTCGCGCACTTCCTCGCCAACTGGCAGCACGTGGAGGGCGAGGACTGGCAGGACCGGCTCCGTTCCTGGGTGCCGCGCGGCTGCGACGCCTGGATCGTCCAGCGCGAGGTGCAGGACGTGACGCAGTACGCCGAGTTGTGGCTGCGGGACGCGGGCGACCACCAGGGCGACCCGGACCGGTACACCGAGCGGTACGAGGCGTGGCTGGACGAGTTCGAGCAGCGCGGGACCAAGGCCGTCGGCTTCGGCTGGATCACGCTCCGCAAGTCCGGCGCGGACGAGCCGTCCGTCGTCGTCGAGGAGTGGCCGCACCCGGTCGAACAGCCGCTCGGCGAGACGGTACGGGCGCACTTCGCCCGCCAGGACTACCTGCGGACGCGCGACGACGCGGCGCTGCTCGCCGACCACTTCGTGCTGGCACCCGAGGTGATGCAGGAGCAGGTCGGGATGCCGGGCGCCGAGGACCCCGAGCACGTCGTGCTCCGGCAGAACCGGGGCATGCGCCGCGCCACCAGGGTCGACACCGTCGGCGCCGGCTTCGCGGGCGTCTGCGACGGGACGCTCAGCGCCGGGCGGATCCTGGACGCCATCGCCCAGCTGATGGGCGAGGACCCGGTGCTGCTCCGGGACCGTACGCCCCAAGCGATCCGGCTCCTCGTGGAGGAGGGCTTCCTGGAACCGGCGCCCGGAACGTGA
- a CDS encoding small secreted protein → MNKKLAAALSGGAVLVLALSGCSDDDGGGENKVDAWAKNVCDQAQPQIQKRANAQQAIISTAADGKPADIQAADSKAFQDIADADKALAKAVQDAGVPPVDGGEKLQQDAVKELNATAAAYEGLKKQVDALDPKNQQKFADGLQTVAAGLKKIEKMDQDALAKLQAGQLGQAMAKQPGCRRAEASVPPAKPGPAASDASDASAASGASAPASAGKPSAPAA, encoded by the coding sequence GTGAACAAGAAGCTTGCGGCCGCACTGTCCGGCGGTGCGGTACTGGTGCTCGCGCTGTCGGGCTGCAGTGACGACGACGGTGGTGGCGAGAACAAGGTGGACGCCTGGGCCAAGAACGTCTGCGACCAGGCACAGCCGCAGATCCAGAAGCGGGCCAACGCCCAGCAGGCCATCATCTCGACGGCCGCGGACGGCAAGCCCGCCGACATCCAGGCCGCCGACTCGAAGGCCTTCCAGGACATCGCCGACGCGGACAAGGCACTCGCCAAGGCGGTACAGGACGCCGGTGTACCGCCCGTGGACGGCGGCGAGAAGCTCCAGCAGGACGCGGTCAAGGAGCTGAACGCCACGGCCGCGGCGTACGAGGGCCTCAAGAAGCAGGTCGACGCGCTCGACCCGAAGAACCAGCAGAAGTTCGCCGACGGCCTGCAGACCGTCGCCGCCGGGCTGAAGAAGATCGAGAAGATGGACCAGGACGCACTGGCGAAGCTCCAGGCCGGCCAGCTGGGCCAGGCCATGGCCAAGCAGCCCGGCTGCCGCAGGGCGGAGGCGTCGGTGCCGCCGGCCAAGCCGGGCCCCGCCGCGTCGGACGCATCTGACGCGTCGGCCGCCTCAGGCGCGTCGGCTCCCGCTTCGGCGGGGAAGCCCTCGGCGCCCGCCGCATAA